GTCCAGTTCAGATGCGATGCTGGATAGAGATGTGAGGATATCCGACATGACGCAGACCAAATTGGTCTTAAAGGTGATTCGGAGCCAGGGCGCCTCAAAGGGTGGGTATTCAATGGGCATATGGTTTCCAGCGGGCTCGGTTAAAGAAGAATCTAGCGATGATGTCGAGTCCTGTATACAATATGTTAGAAAACATCGTCACAGAATGAAATGTACAGCTTACAGGGTTCTTTGTTTTGCCTTTCGGTCCGTGGTGCTTGAATGTCCAGAGTACCCGTCCCTTTAAGATTAACGAATCGATTCCCGAATAGATAATTCCACCCCATAGCCACAAACGCGTTCCGAACGATGGCCGCAAGTTGCGCACTTCATGCAGATCCTTCTGCACCCATGACCTGTGCAACGTGTGCAACGAAGTATCCTACGATGACATGTCAGCAGCGGCTGCAACAGTGCCATCTGACGATTCCGCTTCACTAGGGTGCACAGCGTTCCAAGCAGCTTTGGCGGCAAGAATGCCGCTCTTCATCGCGTTATGGGTTCCTTTAATCTTTGCAATGTTGACGAATCCAGCGGAGAAGCCGACGAGAGCACCACCAGGGAAGTTTAGCTTGGGCACGGACTGCAAGCCTCCTTCGTTCAACACGCGCGCAGCGTAAGAGAGGCGTTCGGCTTTGGGGAATGTGAGGAGAGCGCGGAAGTATGGGTGGTGTTTCATGCGCTTTCGAGGGATGCTTCGTTAGCTATGAAAAAGGAATATCGCGCAAGAAAGCGCACCTGGAATTCACAATCCGGGCTCAGCCATGGATTTTTGTAATCCAGCCCAATTACTAGCCCCAGACTGACGAGCCCTCCATCCATGTGGTACACCCATCCACCGCCGTAAGTGTCTTTGTCTAGAGGCCATTCGAGCATGTGCACGACCTCTCCGGGTTTATGTTTCTCCGGATCGACACGCCAAACCTCCTTCAGACCGATTCCATACGTCTGGGGCTCTGCCTCCTTGCGAGGATTGTGCAAGATAATAGCTTGCTTCGACAGACTTCCGTGAGCACCTTCGGCAAGAAGAGTTACCTTTGCACGGAACGCCATCCCAGGCTCAAACGAAGATTTCATGCGATAGTTCTTCGTCAAGCCAACTTCGTTGGTGATCACGCCCTGCACGCTACGAAATTTGTTGCCCCATGGATTGGTGGAATCGGGTTCGTCGCTGAGAAGTAGCTGCGTGCCTGCGAAGCCGGGATATATCTCGACGCCGTATTTGTTCTCGGCCACGCCGGCGAGCCACCTGGTAAATTGTGAGAGCGAAGCAACGTAGTTGCCCTTGTTAGACATTTGTGGGGGGTGGGGTATTGGCAGAGAGATTTTGGGGGTAAGGAAGAGCATTTTTGAAGAGGGTTTAGGGTTGTGTAAGAGGGTGGTCAGACATGGATGTCCAGTCTGGCAGCAATTCATCCAGTGCGCGAGGTTCAATCACAGCACCAGAGACAATATGGGAACCTACACGAGATCTTCAATGCCCTGAGATAAGAACGGCGAGTTTCTGACTGCACGCACCTATTTCAGTGCCCTTCTCGAGCACAACAACACGGATTTCGTTCCCTTTTTCACGTTCGATCTGCTTCAGGCGAATCGCAGCACTGATACCAGCAGGTCCACCACCGACAATGCAGACATCGACCTCATCCTCCGCCCGCTCGACTGCGGCGGCGTTGAATGGCGCTGCCGAGGAGTCGTTCCTGTGCCAGACTGAGGTCTTGAAGGACCTTACCAGACTCAAAGCTGGCTTCAACGGTTTCCTGTACCGCAACATGGGATGTGGAACGAAGGAAGGGTATGATTTCCACCATAACCTATTGGCTGGGTGTCACATGATTATCTGGCGCGACGTTGGCCCGCGTTCCGGCGAGTCATCTCGACAACCCTTCAACTCTCCATCCACATCTGTTATCAGGGGTTCTGAAAGAGTTCTGACAACCGTGGTATACTCTCAAATCAAGGTTCTGCGATGGGCGTCCCTTCAACACGACCCACATGGCCTACCGCTGCTCGCATCCAGAGGTTGAGCTCAAGGCCCTCGATAtcttcaacaccaaatcCGATAGAGACCAGCATAACACCCTCCTAGATCTCCTCGATGTGTACCCTGACTGGGTTGTATGGGCTCCGAAGCTGGATCACGCACGACTGGTCGAACATTTTCGTCGGGTACGGCTTCTTCACGATTCAGGAGTGGATTCTGGCTGATCCATAACATCCAGATGGAAAGCATACCATCTAAGAGGAATGAAGTCCCTCCATTGCGTATGTTGCAAGTGTCACTTGAACGATTCGTGCTTCAGGCGCTCATCGACATTGCAGTTTCGTCGAAGCCCTCACTTACCTCAGCGAAGATGATGATTCAGAATTGCACACCGACACAACGGCATACTGGATGCACCAGCGATTCGGGGTGTCTCCCTTATTCTTCAGAGCGGTACTCTCTAGAAATTTCACTGGAAACGCCTGTCTCCTCCGCACTGAAGGAGGAAAACGGATTTCTCTCGGTTCTTCCCTTGTTTGCTGCCATTCTTGACTTACCTCAATCGATGTCCTAGATGGACTATACCGCTTCAGTTCCGGTCTAGGAGCTCTTATGAGCCGCGTCAGGTTCTCGCACAGTCTTCGCACAAATAGGTCCTCTGTGCTCTCTGGCTCTTGTGGCAGTGGTACCAAAGTCGCGTAGACGCAAAGTCTCTGGGGCTGGAGAACCGGCTGACTCTTGTTGACGACACTCATGGTACCTCGGAGAAGGATTTAGAAGCTTTGTTGGGTTAAGAGGGTATAACAATTTTTCTAGCTTTGTATTAACTGTATCTCGCAGATTGAAAGATGTAACACGACTTTATACCGGACAACGTTAGCAATACTAAACGGTGCCTCTAAGCTGTCTGACTATGCAAAGGGGTGGTGACTAGGTCCATGCAAATTTTCAGGAATCCTCGAGCCTGCCGGCTGCGAACGACGCTATATCTTTATCGTTCTCTGCGTTGGCGTAACAATGCGCTTGCCGCTTGTTTACAAACTTTCCCCCACAGATTTTAATGTACAGTGGTGAGTTCATCCCTGCCAAACCGAAACTACCGACACCTGTCCAAGTGTATCATTCTTTCAATAAATCTGAACTTGTCAACTGGTAAACCCCTAGTATTGGATTCTGGTCCATCTGTCAGTGACTCATTTTCCTCTATTAGCCTGTAGACAGTTAGTCCGACAATTTAAAACACAAATTACAGAATAGCCAGGATCGGTGATAATTAGTCTACCTTGTTGTTGAAGGAGTCCTAGTCTCGTCTGTGATACAACCGCCCCTCGCATTCTGAGCCGCTCCTGACCATCTCCCTTGTAGGAATGTGTATGACAACGAGTGGAGGATCTGGGAGGTAGAAGTCAACGACGCACGGTGAGTCCACTCGATCGTATGTACGTCCACGCGAATGGAATGTCAATTTGTTCTCCAGATTCAAATCAATCCGAACAGGCATTGGAGAACAACAAACAGAAGCGACTTTACCA
The sequence above is a segment of the Psilocybe cubensis strain MGC-MH-2018 chromosome 4, whole genome shotgun sequence genome. Coding sequences within it:
- a CDS encoding putative electron transfer flavoprotein-ubiquinone oxidoreductase, mitochondrial, with translation MLRYRKPLKPALSLVRSFKTSVWHRNDSSAAPFNAAAVERAEDEVDVCIVGGGPAGISAAIRLKQIEREKGNEIRVVVLEKGTEIGSHIVSGAVIEPRALDELLPDWTSMSDHPLTQP
- a CDS encoding putative electron transfer flavoprotein-ubiquinone oxidoreductase, mitochondrial, whose product is MLFLTPKISLPIPHPPQMSNKGNYVASLSQFTRWLAGVAENKYGVEIYPGFAGTQLLLSDEPDSTNPWGNKFRSVQGVITNEVGLTKNYRMKSSFEPGMAFRAKVTLLAEGAHGSLSKQAIILHNPRKEAEPQTYGIGLKEVWRVDPEKHKPGEVVHMLEWPLDKDTYGGGWVYHMDGGLVSLGLVIGLDYKNPWLSPDCEFQRMKHHPYFRALLTFPKAERLSYAARVLNEGGLQSVPKLNFPGGALVGFSAGFVNIAKIKGTHNAMKSGILAAKAAWNAVHPSEAESSDGTVAAAADMSSSWVQKDLHEVRNLRPSFGTRLWLWGGIIYSGIDSLILKGRVLWTFKHHGPKGKTKNPDSTSSLDSSLTEPAGNHMPIEYPPFEAPWLRITFKTNLVCVMSDILTSLSSIASELDSELTVIAVFHGKSTHLLLRTTN